The Xenorhabdus poinarii G6 nucleotide sequence TTGGCGTTGCGCAAGATTTTGCTGAATGATGGCCTGTAAATCATCGACGCTGTACAAATACACATCGCTTAATTTTTCAACGTCCGGCTCAATATCGCGGGGAACCGCAATGTCAATCAGTAACATCGGTTGGTTGCGGCGTCGCTTTAATGCCCTTTCAACCATGCCTTTACCAATGATCGGCAACGGACTGGCTGTGGAGCTAATCACAATGTCGGCTTCAGCTAATCGGGTATCGATCTCTGGCAGAGAAATCACTTCCGCATTGACTTCACTGGCAAGCCCTTGCGCACGCTCTTTCGTGCGATTGGCGATCATCATGTGATGCACACCATGCTCGTTGAGATGACGCGCCACCAGCTCAATCGTCTCCCCTGCGCCCACTAACAATATACTCAGTTCAGACAGGGATTCGAAAATTTGTCGTGCCAGCGTACACGCAGCAAATGCCACGGAAACCGCATTTGCGCCAATGTCCGTTTCTGTTCTGACCCGTTTGGCGACCGAGAACGATTTTTGAAACAGTCGCTCCAGTTCACCTGACAGAGACTGATAGTTTTGCGATTCTGCGAAGGCTTTTTTCACCTGCCCCAAAATCTGCGGCTCGCCTAAGACCAAAGAATCCAGACCACTGGCGACTCGCATTAAATGGCTCACGGCATCATTGCCCTCATGCCAGTAAAGGCTTTTAGTTAAATCATCCGGATTAAGCTGATGATATTGGCATAACCAATCAATTAACTGCGCTTTAACATGCCCCTGTGGTTCAACGCTAAGGTAAAGTTCGGTGCGGTTGCAGGTAGACAGCACAACGCCGCCTCGCACCAGGGGTTGCTGGAGCAAGTCATCAAGCGCTAGCCCGATCCTGTCGGGAGAAAAGGCGACCCGTTCACGTAAGGAAACAGGCGCTGTTTTATGGTTGATACCGAGTGCTAATAAAGTCATCTTAACTGCATTGAGTTATCACGGGGAATAAAGTCATCATGATGATATTAATAATTATTCTCATAAACCCACCCCCTTCATAAGGACTCTCATTGGTCGAGCATTCTACTTGATGCCTCCGCCCAATAAAAGCCAATCAGATCATTCCGCCATAATTTATTCGAGAATTCTCCGCAAATTTTCGTTAAATTACGCGCCTGATTATAAAATTAAATAACACAGTTCAGATTGTCATATTTAAATATAGTCATATTTTTTAACGCACAGAACTCACGTATTCATTTCTTCTGTCACCAAGGGTTACCGTATGAAAATATCTGCATTTTTTCGTTTACTTCCCCTCTCCGGTGTTATATTGACGGCCTGTACCATCACGCAGCCCCCCACCGGCACAGGATCGCCGAATACCCCACAATGGCATGCCCGTGAGCAACAATTGACAAAGCTGGAACATTACCAAACCCGAGGTTCTTTTGCGTATCTGACAAATGAAAAAAAGGTGTATGCCCGTTTTTTCTGGCAACAATATTCACCTGACAATTATAAATTGCAGCTACTCAACCCATTGGGTACGACAGAATTGGAACTCTTCGTCGAACCGAACTACATTCAGGTCACCGATAATAACGGGAAAAAATATCTCGGTGATGACCCTGAATCCTTCATCTACCAACTGACAAAGATGAATATTCCGCTAAATAATCTGCACAGCTGGATTATTGGCCTGCCCGGCAGCGCGAAAGATTTCCAGTTAGATGCCAATTATCGGCTTAAGTCCGTGAGTGACAAAAAAAACGGCGAAGTTTGGCACGTCAATTATCAGGGGTATGATACATCGCTCAGCCCGGCCTTACCCAATCGGCTGGAACTGACCCAGGGAAAAAACCGCATAAAATTAAAAATGGATAACTGGACGATTCAATAATGACTTTAACCTGGCCCTCTCCGGCAAAATTGAATTTATTTTTGTATATCACAGGACGAAGACCTGATGGTTACCATGAACTGCAAACACTCTTCCAATTTCTGGATCACGGCGATGACATCACTGTCTCACCGCGCCAGGATAATGAAATTCGCTTATTAACGCCGGTTGCCGGTGTCGCCCATGATGATAATTTGATCGTGCGAGCCGCCCGATTATTGCAGGATCATGTGTTAAAAAAACGCGCATTACAAAAACAAACTTTGCCGAACGGCCACAAACACCGTGAGAATCGCCAATTTGGTACTGAATACCTGGGCGCTGATATTCACATCGATAAACGCCTGCCAATGGGCGGCGGTTTGGGCGGCGGCTCTTCCAATGCGGCAACAATATTGATTGCCCTGAATTACCATTGGCAAGTCAATTTGCCTGATGATGAACTGGCGCAGCTTGGCGTCTGTCTTGGCGCTGATGTGCCCGTGTTTGTCAAAGGTCATGCGGCGTTTGCCGAAGGCATTGGGGAAAAACTTCAACCCGCCTCACCGGAAGAAAAATGGTTTCTGGTTGCCCATCCCGGCATTGAGATTTCAACGCCAGTCATTTTCAGCGATCCTGAATTAAAAAGAAATTCTCCGATTCGCTCGCTATCCGCATTATTACAGGCGCCATTCGAAAATGATTGTGAGCTAATCGCAAGAAAACGTTTTCGTAAGGTTGAACAGCTTCTTTTATGGCTGTTAGAATACGCACCGTCACGCCTGACCGGAACCGGTGCCTGTGTTTTCGGCGAATTTGAATCAGAAGCATCGGCCCGTAAGGTGTTAAATCAAGCCCCAGAGTGGATGCAGGGCTTTGTTGCGCGTGGTGTCAACATTTCTCCGTTGCATACATTCCGCTCTGGGATACCCATGTTATTGAACCAATAAGCAGCAATCCATGTTTGTTAATTGGTCAACAATATCTCTCTGGACGCAAGCCTGAGGTTTTTCTCGTGCCCGATATGAAGCTTTTTGCTGGTAATGCCACACCTGAACTAGCGCAACGTGTTGCCAACCGCCTGTACACTAGCCTGGGAGACGCCGCCGTTGGTCGTTTTAGCGACGGTGAAGTCAGTGTTCAAATCAATGAAAATGTACGCGGTGGGGATGTATTCATCATCCAGTCTACCTGTGCGCCAACCAATGATAACCTGATGGAATTAGTGGTTATGGTTGATGCACTACGTCGTGCTTCCGCCGGTCGTATTACCGCTGTTATTCCTTATTTCGGTTATGCTCGCCAGGATCGCCGTGTCCGTTCAGCACGTGTTCCTATCACCGCCAAAGTTGTCGCAGATTTTCTGTCCAGTGTGGGTGTAGACCGTGTTCTCACCGTTGACCTCCATGCCGAACAGATCCAGGGTTTCTTTGATGTACCGGTTGATAATGTATTTGGTAGCCCAATTCTGCTGGAAGATATGCTCCAGAAAGATCTGGAAAACCCGATTGTTGTCTCGCCAGACATTGGGGGGGTTGTTCGTGCTCGTGCAATCGCTAAGCTGCTGAACGATACTGATATGGCTATCATTGATAAACGTCGTCCACGTGCAAACGTTTCTCAAGTGATGCATATCATCGGTGACGTGGCTGGCCGTGATTGCGTTCTGGTTGACGACATGATCGATACCGGTGGCACCTTGTGCAAGGCGGCTGAGGCATTGAAAGAGCGCGGGGCGAAGCGGGTATTTGCTTATGCAACTCACCCTATCTTCTCCGGCAATGCAGTGGAAAACATCAAGAACTCAGTGATCGATGAATTTATTGTTTGTGACACCATTCCTCTGTCTGATGAGATTAAGGCATTGAATAAAGTTCGTACTTTAACCCTGTCTGGTATGCTGGCTGAAGCAATTCGCCGTATCAGCAATGAAGAGTCTATCTCTGCGATGTTCGAACACTAATATTGAAGCCTGAGCGCAAATATTAGGCACTAATTTATTCAAATGATTAAATAAATCATGACGTAAAAAAACCCCGTGACTGCATCCGCAGTGGCGGGGTTTTCTGTTTGTTTTGTATATATGGCTAATATTTTCACTAGCATTTAATAACAATTATAAATATTACCATTTAGTTAATAATTTTATTTATCAATAACTTGGATAAATTAACATAAATTTAATTCAATAAGATAATGTGATTTGTTTATCCACCCGCTGAAATTAACCTTCCGTAAACCGCACAATCTATCTGGTACGTCCAGTCACTAAACCCCATCAAGACACTGGTGTCATTGAATCGTTGCTGCTAACCTTCTGAATCTTCAGTGGTAGTAAGCTTTTTCTTACACCATATCGTTGTATCAAGAGACAGGTATTATCCTCCAATTTAAATGATAAATTTTACTAATAAATTAATCACCAACATTAAGGCCAACTCATCATTTTCTCAGTTTGAATCTTACTGAGAGATGTTCGTTGCCTGACATACATCGATTTGAATCACAAAACACATCAGCATCCTTAACTTCATCAGGGAAGAAATCGCCGAATACTTTTTTATTCGGATTGCTTCAAAGGCAGCCTGCTGATTAATAATAAAACGACTTTTTAAGGAGAATGCCAATGAAAAAGGCATTTTTATTTACACCAGCACTGTTAGCACTTTCAATCAATGCCATTTCTCATGCCCATGCGCATTCTTATGACACTGTTTATGTCTTCGGTGATAGCCTGAGTGATAATGGCAATGTGCATAAAGGGAAAAAATACACTACCGATAACGATACACTCTATGACGAATATTTTACTCAGCAGCTCACGGGGAGGAATTTAATCCCATCCAATGAAAAAGGTGGAACTAATTACGCACAAGGGGGTGCCACAGCGCTAAAAATATCACGCCAAGATCCTACCTTGAATGCGTTTAATCCCAATACAAAAGAACAAATTGAACGTTATCTCAATACCCATAAACGTGCCGATTCCAACGGGATCTATATTCATTGGGTGGGTGGCAATGATCTTGCTGAGGCTTTAATAGTGGGGCAAAAAGATCCTGTAAAGGCGGGGGCAATTGTCTATACCAGTGCTCACGAAGCCGCCAGACAAATCAATGAATTAGTTGAAAAAGGCGCTGGGCTGATTATTGCGCCGACGGTGCCTGATGTGGGCACGACACCAAAATTGCTGGAAACCGTCATTGATAGTGCTTTACAAAAAGCCAAAATGTCAGAAGCAGATATTAAAGATACCTTACAAACAATCCATACAGAGATTAACCAAGCGATTATTCCAAATGGCACTTACCGTGATCTGGGCATTAAACAGGTTTTTCATGCGCTAGCCCAAAAAGCAAAAGAAAAAAATCCTGACGCCTCAGCGGAACAAATTGAGGACATGCTCAACAGCGAATACGCGAAAGTCAGTCAGAGTGCTTCCGCCCTCACGGATAAATATAACACCCTGCTTGATGAAGCCATCAGCCAAAAAAACGGCAATATCCTGCGGGCTGATATCAACAGTCTGCTGAGTGAAGTGATTGCTAATCCGCTGATTTATGGCATTCAAAATACATTAGGGTATGCCTGCGGGCAAGGTGAAGGCGCAGAAAACTGTTCCAAAAATGACGCCAATTTTACCAAAGACAAAGAATTTTTATTCTCTGATAATTTCCACCCAACGCCGTTGGGGCACAAAATAATGGGTCAATACATAACCTCTATCTATCGTGCTCCATCACAGGTCATGGCCCTGAACCAGGTTAACCGTGCATCAGTTAACAGTGCCCTCTCCTCCCTGGACGGCCATCTCCAACAACTGCGCAATGGGGGCAATGCTCAGGGCAAAATGGGTATCTTTGGTGGCTACGCGGGCAGCCAGAATAAAACGCTGACACTGGGTAGCGATTACCAGTTACTGGATAATCTGCTGTTGGGAGCCCTGTATTCTCACTATAAAGATGAGCGCACCCCGGCGGCGAATTTCACTTATGAAGGGCGCGGTCATGTTCTGACGGCATACACATTGTGGAACTATTATCACAACGGCTGGCTAAACGGTGACATTCATTATTCACGTACTCATTATGACAGCCTGACCCGTTCCATCCAGCTCGGTAACGCTAACCGCAGAGAAACCGGTTCGACCACCGGCCATCAGTGGGGAGCTCGGCTGACCGCCGGTTGGGATATCCCGCTCACTGACTATCTGACAACCAGCCCAATCGTCCAGTATGCCTGGAGCAAAGGTAAAATCGATGGTTACCGTGAAGCCGGCGACAATAACACTGCCATGCATTTTAGTCATCAAGACTATACCTCTAAAATTGGTACACTGGGCTGGCGCGTCGATACCAACCTGGGTCGCTTCAATCCTTATGCCTCTGTTCAGGTTAACCACCAATTTGGCGACACACACTATAAACTGCACAGTGCCATTAATTCGGCCAAAGCCTCTTTTGTAACAGAAAGTGGCAAACAGAGCACCAACTGGCGTCAATATACCGTCGGGGTGAACGCGAACCTGTTCAATAACCTGTGTGGATTTGCCGCCGTCACCCGCAATGAAGGTCAGACTCAAAGTCCTAACTACAATTTTAATGTTGGTCTCAATGCAACGTTCTAATTCTGTATCAATAAGCCGATATCGATAAACGCTCGAACGAGCAAAGAGAATCACTCCAGAAACGCAAGGCAATCAAAATGACTGCCTTGCGTTTTTTTAATGCGTTATCCGATGAATGATGAATCAGGATGATCAACAAAATAGCAACCGAAAAGATGGCCGATAGGCATTCATCGTGCATTGAACTTTCGTATATAAAAATGGCGGTAGTATTGGGCGGAAAGATCCGAATTGGAGGAGTTTATGAAGAAAGTTCTCTTTTTAGTGTCAGCGACTACTGCTCTATTAATGAACGCCATTCCCAATACTTACGCCTATGATACCGTCTATGTTTTTGGTGATAGTTTGAGCGATGGTGGGAATAAAGGCAGATTCACAACCGACGGAAAAGACGCTGAATTATACGATGAATATATAACGCGAAAACTCACGAACAAAAAACTCATTCCTTCTAAAAATGGCGGAACGAATTACGCCGAAGGGGGCGCGACCGCGAATGGCGCCTATGATCCCTCTTGGGATACCTTTGTGCGTTCGACACAACAACAGCTTGATGACTATTTAAAAACACACGATGAAAAGGCCGATCCTAATGGTGTCTACCTCTATTGGATCGGTGGGAATAATATTTCCAGGGCGCTGGAAGAATCCGCGAAAGACAATACAGAAACTGTCCAACGTTTAATTAATGGCGGTTCGGCCTCCGCAGCATCACAAATCAATCGGCTGCTTAAAGATGGCGCTGGGTTGGTCATTGTGCCTGACGTGCCGGATGTTAGCATAACCCCTAAAGTTTTCGAATCGGTGATTAACGCGGCGTTACAGCAAGGTCAAATCTCTCAGGAACAAATTTCGCTCATTCTGCAAAAAGTGCATGCAGCCATTAACTATTATCCGACCCCCAATAACGCAATTCGCAATCAAATTATCGACGGTGTTTTAAAAGGCATTGCTAACAAAGCATCGCCTGAGGATCAACAAAAGGCGAAAGAAATTTACACCCAATTGCATGATGCCTACGATAAGACCCGCAAAACGGCGACTCAATTTTCTGACCAATATAATCAATTAGAAGAAAGTCAACTTGATGATGGCAATATTCTTCGTGCCAACACCTCGCTGCTATTACAGGAAATAATTGAAAATCCGACTATTTATGGTATCACCAATACGCTAGGTTATGCCTGCCCGCAAGATAAATCGGTTATTGCTTGCTCTTCTTCCGATCCCAACTTTGATAAAAGCCAGACGTTTTTGTTTTCCGATTACTTGCATCCAACACCTTATGCACATCATGTGATCGGCCAGTACATTATGTCGATCTATAACGCGCCATTACAGGTGATGGCATTAAACCCTATCAATCGCATTCCGGTTAAAATGGCACTATCCTCCCTTTATGGCCACTTGCAACAATCGCGTACTAGTCATCACGAGCCAGGCAAAGTTAACCTATTTGGAGGTTACAGCGGCAGCCACAATACCACTCTAACCTTGGGCAGTGATTATCAATTGACGGATAATTGGTTATTAGGCACAACGATTTCACGTTACAGGAATGAACAAAATGCAACACCCAATTTCAATTATGCCGCGACAGGTCATGTCATCACCGCTTATACACAATGGGACTACGGGAATAACGGCTGGCTGAGCGGTGATCTCCATTATTCACTGACGCATTACGACAATCTCTCACGCACCATTCAGCTCGGTCAGGCAACACGTCGGGAGGAAGGTTCAACAACCGGTAAACAATGGGGCTGGCGTGTGGTGGCCGGCTGGAATATCCCTGTCACCCATTATCTGACGACCAGCCCGATCATCCAGTACAGCTGGGACAAAGGAAACGTTGATGGCTATCATGAAGCCGGTTTCAGCAGTACCGCGATGCATTTTAGCGACCAACACTATCGTTCCAGCGTTGGTTCAGTCGGCTGGCGGGTAGATACACAATTGGGAAGCATCAATCCTTATGCTTCTGTCTTGTTTAAGCATCAATTCAATAATGGACACGATGTGCTTAACAGCGCCATCAACACCACCACCACACATTTTGTTCAACAAAAAGACGAACACGATAAGGATCACCTTCAATATACCGTCGGCGTTAATGCCAATCTGACCAGTAATCTTCATGCATTTGCCGCTGTATCACATGAAAAAAATAATAATACCCCCAATCACGATTATTACTTCAATTTGGGGCTGAGTGCCAGATTTTGATAGACCCCATCATTATCTTTTACCCACTAAAATAAGGCGGTCGTTTATGACCGCCTTATCTCCATTGACTGTTTACGGATGTATAAAACATCACAGATGCTGGTGTTTTTTACGACGATAACGTTCATCATAATTTTTCAGCCACCAATATTTATCTGTCACCCGTTCCCGGCCACCGATACTGGCGCCAACCAACCAAATAAATGCGCCCATGAACAACCCGATTAATGCGCTGCCGGCGAGAAATTCAGAGTCACCATAACCAAAAATATGACTAAATAATACATAACTCAGGCTAATCAGCATTGCCGCCATGCCCATTCCCATGAGAATATTACCGAGAATAAACGCTTTTTTACGCGTCATCACCAACCTCCCATACTTTTTGTGAGTGCTTATTTGCAAACACAACGAACCTAAAAGCACGAAAGCAGATATCTCCTTTTATCCTGATTATAACCCTATTATATAAAAGGTTATTGCGGCGGCGATCACAAGCTGTATAAATTTAAGCCTAATCTTTTACATTCCGACAAAATAATCTTTATTCAAAAGGCATGCTTATTAAAAAGAAGTCGGTGTGATGTCAATCAAGTGAAAAGAGAAAGTGATAATGGGTTTTGTACTCATGCGCTGAGATCGGTAAACTAATCTCCTTTTTGTTTTATTGCCAATAAGCGAACCAAAACTGTGAGTAACATAAAATTAATCGTTGGCCTGGCAAATCCTGGCGCCGAATATGCACAGACCAGGCATAATGCTGGCGCATGGTTTGTCGATTTGTTAGCACAACGCTACCACCAGCCCCTGAAAGAAGAGAGTAAATTTTTTGGCTATACCGCCCGTATCAATGTGAATGGGCAGGATATCCGTTTACTGGTGCCAACCACTTTTATGAATCTCAGCGGCAAAGCTGTTCTTGCCCTGGCTGGATTTTATCGCATTCAACCGGATGAAATTTTGGTTGTTCATGATGAGCTGGATTTGCCACCCGGTGTGGCAAAAATGAAACTGGGCGGCAGTCATGGCGGCCATAATGGCCTGAAAGACATTCAAAATAAATTCGGCAATAACCCTAATTTCCATCGTCTGCGTATCGGCATCGGCCATCCGGGCGACAAAAACAAAGTGGTGGGTTTCGTCCTGGGTAAACCCCCCGCCAGCGAACAAAAGCTCATTGATGATGCTATCGATGAAGCATTGCGCTGTACAGACATTCTGATTAATGAAGGAATGAGTAAGGCCATTAACCGTCTGCATGCCTTTAAAGCCAGTACCTGACCGGGAGCGCGTGGCGCAACGAGCGATTGCATGTATAATAGCGCCAATGTGATATAACCCACCAACAAGCCTATCGCGCGTTGGTTTTTTTAAGTGATTTAAGGTGATAAATATATGGGATTCAAATGCGGTATCGTTGGCCTGCCTAACGTTGGGAAATCTACCTTATTCAATGCGCTGACCAAAGCAGGTATCGAAGCAGCAAACTTCCCGTTCTGCACCATCGAGCCAAACACCGGTGTTGTGCCGATGCCAGACCCCCGTCTCGACAAATTAGCTGAGATTGTAAAACCACAACGCATACTCCCAACCACAATGGAATTCGTGGATATTGCGGGTCTGGTTAAAGGCGCGTCAAAAGGGGAAGGTTTGGGTAATCAGTTCCTGACTAACATCCGTGAAACCGAAGCCATTGGCCATGTGGTACGCTGTTTTGAGAATGACAACATCATCCATGTTGCAGGCCAGGTTGACCCTGCTGCGGATATTGACACCATCAACACTGAGCTGGCACTGTCTGATTTGGATACCTGTGAACGCGCTATCCATCGTGTACAGAAAAAAGCCAAAGGTGGCGATAAAGAAGCGAAAGCAGAACTTGAAGTCCTGGAAAAATGCCTTCCTCATCTTGAACAAGCCGGCATGCTGCGCGCGTTAAATCTCAGCGCGGAAGAAAAAGCCGTGATTCGCTATCTGAGCTTCCTGACGTTAAAACCAACCATGTACATTGCCAACGTCAATGAAGAGGGTTTCGAAAATAACCCACACCTTGATATTGTGCGTGCCATTGCTGAAAAAGAAGGCTCTGTTGTTGTTCCGGTCTGTGCTGCCATCGAAGCCGATATCGCCGAACTGGACGATGCGGATCGCGCAGAGTTCATGGCAGAACTGGGGCTGGAAGAGCCGGGGTTAAACCGCGTTATTCGTGCCGGCTATCAACTGCTGAACCTGCAAACTTACTTCACGGCGGGGGTCAAAGAAGTGCGTGCCTGGACCATTCCGGTCGGCGCAACGGCGCCACAAGCGGCAGGTAAAATCCACACTGACTTTGAAAAAGGTTTTATTCGCGCTCAGACCATCGCATTTGATGATTTTATCACTTACAAAGGCGAGCAAGGTGCGAAAGAAGCCGGTAAAATGCGGGCCGA carries:
- the hemA gene encoding glutamyl-tRNA reductase, whose product is MTLLALGINHKTAPVSLRERVAFSPDRIGLALDDLLQQPLVRGGVVLSTCNRTELYLSVEPQGHVKAQLIDWLCQYHQLNPDDLTKSLYWHEGNDAVSHLMRVASGLDSLVLGEPQILGQVKKAFAESQNYQSLSGELERLFQKSFSVAKRVRTETDIGANAVSVAFAACTLARQIFESLSELSILLVGAGETIELVARHLNEHGVHHMMIANRTKERAQGLASEVNAEVISLPEIDTRLAEADIVISSTASPLPIIGKGMVERALKRRRNQPMLLIDIAVPRDIEPDVEKLSDVYLYSVDDLQAIIQQNLAQRQAAAVVAEGIVQQESRHFMDWLRSQGAVNTIREYREQAERIRAEMTAKALMSIRQGADAEQIINQLTHQLTNRLIHTPTKSLQQAASDGDLERLNLLRDSLGLDHN
- a CDS encoding autotransporter domain-containing esterase — protein: MKKVLFLVSATTALLMNAIPNTYAYDTVYVFGDSLSDGGNKGRFTTDGKDAELYDEYITRKLTNKKLIPSKNGGTNYAEGGATANGAYDPSWDTFVRSTQQQLDDYLKTHDEKADPNGVYLYWIGGNNISRALEESAKDNTETVQRLINGGSASAASQINRLLKDGAGLVIVPDVPDVSITPKVFESVINAALQQGQISQEQISLILQKVHAAINYYPTPNNAIRNQIIDGVLKGIANKASPEDQQKAKEIYTQLHDAYDKTRKTATQFSDQYNQLEESQLDDGNILRANTSLLLQEIIENPTIYGITNTLGYACPQDKSVIACSSSDPNFDKSQTFLFSDYLHPTPYAHHVIGQYIMSIYNAPLQVMALNPINRIPVKMALSSLYGHLQQSRTSHHEPGKVNLFGGYSGSHNTTLTLGSDYQLTDNWLLGTTISRYRNEQNATPNFNYAATGHVITAYTQWDYGNNGWLSGDLHYSLTHYDNLSRTIQLGQATRREEGSTTGKQWGWRVVAGWNIPVTHYLTTSPIIQYSWDKGNVDGYHEAGFSSTAMHFSDQHYRSSVGSVGWRVDTQLGSINPYASVLFKHQFNNGHDVLNSAINTTTTHFVQQKDEHDKDHLQYTVGVNANLTSNLHAFAAVSHEKNNNTPNHDYYFNLGLSARF
- the pth gene encoding aminoacyl-tRNA hydrolase; translation: MSNIKLIVGLANPGAEYAQTRHNAGAWFVDLLAQRYHQPLKEESKFFGYTARINVNGQDIRLLVPTTFMNLSGKAVLALAGFYRIQPDEILVVHDELDLPPGVAKMKLGGSHGGHNGLKDIQNKFGNNPNFHRLRIGIGHPGDKNKVVGFVLGKPPASEQKLIDDAIDEALRCTDILINEGMSKAINRLHAFKAST
- a CDS encoding autotransporter domain-containing esterase, producing MKKAFLFTPALLALSINAISHAHAHSYDTVYVFGDSLSDNGNVHKGKKYTTDNDTLYDEYFTQQLTGRNLIPSNEKGGTNYAQGGATALKISRQDPTLNAFNPNTKEQIERYLNTHKRADSNGIYIHWVGGNDLAEALIVGQKDPVKAGAIVYTSAHEAARQINELVEKGAGLIIAPTVPDVGTTPKLLETVIDSALQKAKMSEADIKDTLQTIHTEINQAIIPNGTYRDLGIKQVFHALAQKAKEKNPDASAEQIEDMLNSEYAKVSQSASALTDKYNTLLDEAISQKNGNILRADINSLLSEVIANPLIYGIQNTLGYACGQGEGAENCSKNDANFTKDKEFLFSDNFHPTPLGHKIMGQYITSIYRAPSQVMALNQVNRASVNSALSSLDGHLQQLRNGGNAQGKMGIFGGYAGSQNKTLTLGSDYQLLDNLLLGALYSHYKDERTPAANFTYEGRGHVLTAYTLWNYYHNGWLNGDIHYSRTHYDSLTRSIQLGNANRRETGSTTGHQWGARLTAGWDIPLTDYLTTSPIVQYAWSKGKIDGYREAGDNNTAMHFSHQDYTSKIGTLGWRVDTNLGRFNPYASVQVNHQFGDTHYKLHSAINSAKASFVTESGKQSTNWRQYTVGVNANLFNNLCGFAAVTRNEGQTQSPNYNFNVGLNATF
- the prs gene encoding ribose-phosphate diphosphokinase; the protein is MPDMKLFAGNATPELAQRVANRLYTSLGDAAVGRFSDGEVSVQINENVRGGDVFIIQSTCAPTNDNLMELVVMVDALRRASAGRITAVIPYFGYARQDRRVRSARVPITAKVVADFLSSVGVDRVLTVDLHAEQIQGFFDVPVDNVFGSPILLEDMLQKDLENPIVVSPDIGGVVRARAIAKLLNDTDMAIIDKRRPRANVSQVMHIIGDVAGRDCVLVDDMIDTGGTLCKAAEALKERGAKRVFAYATHPIFSGNAVENIKNSVIDEFIVCDTIPLSDEIKALNKVRTLTLSGMLAEAIRRISNEESISAMFEH
- the lolB gene encoding lipoprotein insertase outer membrane protein LolB gives rise to the protein MKISAFFRLLPLSGVILTACTITQPPTGTGSPNTPQWHAREQQLTKLEHYQTRGSFAYLTNEKKVYARFFWQQYSPDNYKLQLLNPLGTTELELFVEPNYIQVTDNNGKKYLGDDPESFIYQLTKMNIPLNNLHSWIIGLPGSAKDFQLDANYRLKSVSDKKNGEVWHVNYQGYDTSLSPALPNRLELTQGKNRIKLKMDNWTIQ
- the ispE gene encoding 4-(cytidine 5'-diphospho)-2-C-methyl-D-erythritol kinase, with amino-acid sequence MTLTWPSPAKLNLFLYITGRRPDGYHELQTLFQFLDHGDDITVSPRQDNEIRLLTPVAGVAHDDNLIVRAARLLQDHVLKKRALQKQTLPNGHKHRENRQFGTEYLGADIHIDKRLPMGGGLGGGSSNAATILIALNYHWQVNLPDDELAQLGVCLGADVPVFVKGHAAFAEGIGEKLQPASPEEKWFLVAHPGIEISTPVIFSDPELKRNSPIRSLSALLQAPFENDCELIARKRFRKVEQLLLWLLEYAPSRLTGTGACVFGEFESEASARKVLNQAPEWMQGFVARGVNISPLHTFRSGIPMLLNQ
- the ychF gene encoding redox-regulated ATPase YchF, producing MGFKCGIVGLPNVGKSTLFNALTKAGIEAANFPFCTIEPNTGVVPMPDPRLDKLAEIVKPQRILPTTMEFVDIAGLVKGASKGEGLGNQFLTNIRETEAIGHVVRCFENDNIIHVAGQVDPAADIDTINTELALSDLDTCERAIHRVQKKAKGGDKEAKAELEVLEKCLPHLEQAGMLRALNLSAEEKAVIRYLSFLTLKPTMYIANVNEEGFENNPHLDIVRAIAEKEGSVVVPVCAAIEADIAELDDADRAEFMAELGLEEPGLNRVIRAGYQLLNLQTYFTAGVKEVRAWTIPVGATAPQAAGKIHTDFEKGFIRAQTIAFDDFITYKGEQGAKEAGKMRAEGKDYIVKDGDVLNFLFNV
- the ychH gene encoding stress-induced protein YchH; the encoded protein is MTRKKAFILGNILMGMGMAAMLISLSYVLFSHIFGYGDSEFLAGSALIGLFMGAFIWLVGASIGGRERVTDKYWWLKNYDERYRRKKHQHL